One segment of Streptomyces sp. NBC_01463 DNA contains the following:
- a CDS encoding ThuA domain-containing protein has translation MAAGALTASLLGGNAASARPDPGAPGSMATTLSLPSPPGGANVKVLVFHGSATEESPTVDAGIAAIEKIGLTGPEAGRFRTVASDDPAVFTNGKQLGKYNAVVFLTGGGDVLDPEQEAGLEAYMEAGGGFLGIHDAARTEPYSDWFTGLVGARPAAGSPTAVQRATVEIGDRQHPATKNLPLEWKRPDKWLNWKDNPSGDVHTVARVREITYKPGTSANGWDHPVSWCRDYDGGRSFYTAMGGTVDSFAEADFRDHLRGALDWTTRISQADCKATITSNYKAERVTQPNQPGKNDQIGEPHGLVTAPDGRVLYIGRGGADSSVPVVTDWADPNVGKGLGQIHVYDPKTRKVTLAGELTIFGNKGGGDELVKVEEGLLGIELDPDFEKNGWVYLHYTPHDKIDRDKQMAVRQVSRFTLDLATNKLDLSSEKVLLHWPVQIHSCCHAGGGMAWDSKGNLYIAAGDNNSSGFSDGYSGNNPEPNYKGVSFADARRTAGNTNNLNGKILRIHPEDDGTYTLPEGNLFTGKETDEGGGKTRGEIYVMGVRNPARIAIDKSTDTLYAGWVGPDAGAPSTTWGPAKYDTFAAITKAGNHGWPYCMGNKQPYRDRNLPDPSKPLGWYDCDHPKNESPNNDGLVNLPPITSNTIWYSPQGGGVDYPRDENGIPSYKVEDQKELLPWLKGGGQATMNGPVYRYDAASTSADKWPSYWDGKWFVGDFYDDTQPRHAVLTDPKTVGKGGLPTHAESLKEIIPVGADGIRNLMDWKFAPDGSLYVLDYGRGFFTSDSKSALWRVTYKGGAPTPAVKDLARKAAVQ, from the coding sequence CTGGCGGCCGGCGCACTGACCGCTTCCCTGCTCGGCGGCAACGCCGCCAGTGCCAGGCCGGATCCCGGAGCGCCGGGGTCCATGGCGACAACGTTGTCCCTGCCGTCGCCACCGGGCGGCGCCAACGTGAAGGTGCTCGTCTTCCATGGCTCGGCCACCGAGGAGTCGCCGACGGTCGACGCCGGGATCGCGGCGATCGAGAAGATCGGGCTCACCGGCCCGGAGGCGGGCCGGTTCAGGACCGTGGCGTCCGACGACCCGGCCGTCTTCACCAACGGCAAGCAGCTCGGCAAGTACAACGCGGTCGTCTTCCTGACGGGCGGCGGCGATGTCCTGGACCCGGAGCAGGAGGCGGGCCTGGAGGCCTACATGGAGGCCGGCGGCGGCTTCCTCGGCATCCATGACGCGGCGCGCACCGAACCGTACTCGGACTGGTTCACCGGCCTGGTCGGCGCACGTCCGGCGGCCGGCAGTCCCACCGCCGTCCAGCGTGCGACGGTGGAGATCGGCGACCGGCAGCACCCGGCGACCAAGAACCTGCCGCTGGAGTGGAAGCGTCCGGACAAGTGGCTGAACTGGAAGGACAACCCGTCCGGCGACGTGCACACCGTGGCACGGGTCCGGGAGATCACGTACAAGCCCGGCACGAGTGCCAACGGCTGGGACCACCCGGTCTCCTGGTGCCGTGACTACGACGGCGGCCGGTCCTTCTACACCGCTATGGGCGGTACGGTCGACAGCTTCGCCGAGGCCGACTTCCGTGACCACCTGCGCGGCGCGCTGGACTGGACGACCCGGATCTCGCAGGCCGACTGCAAGGCGACGATCACCTCCAACTACAAGGCGGAGCGGGTCACCCAGCCCAACCAGCCCGGCAAGAACGACCAGATCGGCGAGCCGCACGGCCTGGTGACCGCCCCCGACGGGCGCGTCCTGTACATCGGCCGCGGCGGCGCGGACAGCAGCGTGCCGGTCGTCACCGACTGGGCCGACCCGAACGTCGGCAAGGGTCTGGGCCAGATCCACGTCTACGACCCGAAGACCAGGAAGGTCACCCTCGCCGGTGAGCTGACGATCTTCGGCAACAAGGGCGGCGGCGACGAACTGGTCAAGGTCGAGGAGGGTCTGCTGGGCATCGAGCTGGACCCGGACTTCGAGAAGAACGGGTGGGTGTACCTGCACTACACACCCCACGACAAGATCGACCGCGACAAGCAGATGGCGGTCCGTCAGGTCTCCCGCTTCACCCTCGACCTGGCGACGAACAAGCTGGATCTGTCCTCCGAGAAGGTGCTGCTGCACTGGCCGGTCCAGATCCACAGCTGCTGCCACGCGGGCGGCGGCATGGCCTGGGACTCCAAGGGCAACCTGTACATCGCGGCCGGTGACAACAACTCCTCCGGCTTCAGCGACGGTTACTCCGGCAACAACCCGGAGCCGAACTACAAGGGCGTCTCGTTCGCCGATGCCCGGCGCACCGCGGGCAACACGAACAACCTCAACGGGAAGATCCTGCGGATCCACCCCGAGGACGACGGCACCTACACCCTGCCGGAGGGCAACCTCTTCACCGGCAAGGAGACCGACGAGGGCGGCGGCAAGACCCGCGGCGAGATCTATGTGATGGGCGTGCGCAACCCGGCCCGGATCGCCATCGACAAGTCGACCGACACGCTGTACGCGGGCTGGGTCGGCCCCGACGCGGGCGCCCCGAGCACCACCTGGGGCCCGGCCAAGTACGACACGTTCGCCGCGATCACCAAGGCGGGCAACCACGGCTGGCCGTACTGCATGGGCAACAAGCAGCCCTACCGGGACCGCAATCTGCCGGACCCGAGCAAGCCGCTCGGCTGGTACGACTGCGACCACCCCAAGAACGAGTCGCCGAACAACGACGGTCTCGTGAACCTGCCGCCGATCACCTCCAACACCATCTGGTACTCGCCGCAGGGCGGTGGCGTGGACTACCCGCGCGACGAGAACGGCATCCCGAGCTACAAGGTGGAGGACCAGAAGGAACTCCTGCCCTGGCTCAAGGGCGGTGGCCAGGCCACGATGAACGGCCCGGTCTACCGGTACGACGCGGCGAGCACGAGCGCCGACAAGTGGCCCTCGTACTGGGACGGCAAGTGGTTCGTCGGTGACTTCTACGACGACACCCAGCCGCGGCACGCCGTTCTCACCGATCCGAAGACGGTCGGCAAGGGCGGTCTGCCCACGCACGCCGAGTCGTTGAAGGAGATCATCCCGGTGGGCGCGGACGGCATCCGCAACCTGATGGACTGGAAGTTCGCCCCGGACGGTTCGCTGTACGTCCTCGACTACGGGCGCGGCTTCTTCACCTCCGACTCCAAGTCCGCGCTGTGGCGCGTGACCTACAAGGGCGGCGCACCCACCCCGGCCGTCAAGGACCTGGCCAGGAAGGCGGCAGTGCAGTGA
- a CDS encoding DUF1080 domain-containing protein, which yields MRHRSILFRRRSRPARLWLALLGSFLMVLGLTSTAAYGRTAAPADAAADQVLTWTAGNAIDHYLSAPKTAVAGKATIVFENSEATGNTSGMPHTLTFSVSDPEFNNDVPLNLLANPGDDQGGKQTAEVTLTPGRYFYHCTMPGHEAMQGILTVTDGGGGEDTTAPETSAKVDGDKNADGAYIGQATVTLAATDEGSGVDTVEYAVGADGAWQPYTVPVVVNEVGAHAIRYRATDKAGNAAAEKTAEFTVAAPPTDDTTAPETSATVSGEKDDQGQYLGMATVTVTASDTGSGVNTIEYAVGADGAWQAYDGPVMVHEVGAQKVRYRATDKAGNAAAEKTVEFTVVEPPTEDTTPPETSAKVEGDKNSDGAYLTSAKVTVTATDADSGVDKVEYSLDGGPYLAYTATVLVDRIGYHTVAHRATDKAGNTSEAKQTSFTVAQSGGVPAPNCPEFDERLTVIVGTVDTGVPNRITGNRCTINELIEDEKDWSSHALFLKHVDKVLDKLLTAGVIDAREHKKIYKAAKQSGIGKPGQDEGYRKLFDGTAASLAKWQQVGGGQFALNEADSAITSSTTVDGMGMLWFPGRQYGDFSLKLQWRDDAPGTGNANGGVFVRFPNVHDNPEEPNPEWVAIKYGHEIQVNDRPDGDMYKTGSVYGFDRVGLAGAGVTPKGTWNDYEIRVVDQHYSIYRNGVLLNEFDNNGGQVFEPPRGDDPGTDGRRYASGYIGLQVHSTSDVISYRDIRIKEL from the coding sequence GTGAGACACCGTTCGATCCTCTTCCGAAGGCGGTCCCGGCCCGCGCGGCTGTGGCTCGCGCTGCTGGGCTCGTTCCTGATGGTGCTGGGGCTGACCTCCACGGCGGCCTACGGCCGTACGGCGGCCCCGGCGGACGCGGCGGCCGACCAGGTGCTGACCTGGACGGCGGGCAACGCCATCGACCACTACCTCTCCGCGCCGAAGACGGCGGTGGCCGGCAAGGCGACCATCGTCTTCGAGAACAGTGAGGCGACCGGGAACACCTCGGGGATGCCGCACACGCTGACGTTCAGCGTGTCGGACCCCGAGTTCAACAACGACGTCCCGCTGAACCTGCTCGCCAACCCGGGCGACGACCAGGGCGGCAAGCAGACGGCGGAGGTCACGCTCACCCCCGGCCGGTACTTCTACCACTGCACGATGCCGGGGCACGAGGCGATGCAGGGCATCCTGACCGTCACCGACGGTGGCGGTGGTGAGGACACCACCGCGCCCGAGACCTCCGCGAAGGTCGACGGCGACAAGAACGCCGACGGCGCGTACATCGGTCAGGCGACGGTCACCCTCGCCGCCACCGACGAGGGTTCGGGCGTCGACACCGTCGAGTACGCGGTCGGGGCGGACGGCGCCTGGCAGCCGTACACCGTGCCGGTCGTCGTGAACGAGGTCGGCGCGCACGCCATCCGGTACCGCGCCACCGACAAGGCGGGCAACGCGGCCGCGGAGAAGACGGCCGAGTTCACGGTCGCCGCTCCGCCGACGGACGACACGACGGCTCCCGAGACGTCGGCGACCGTGTCCGGCGAGAAGGACGACCAGGGGCAGTACCTGGGCATGGCGACGGTCACCGTCACCGCGTCCGACACCGGGTCGGGCGTCAACACCATCGAGTACGCGGTCGGGGCGGACGGCGCCTGGCAGGCGTACGACGGTCCCGTGATGGTGCACGAGGTGGGGGCGCAGAAGGTCCGCTACCGCGCCACCGACAAGGCGGGCAACGCGGCGGCGGAGAAGACGGTGGAGTTCACCGTCGTCGAGCCGCCGACCGAGGACACGACGCCGCCGGAGACGTCCGCGAAGGTCGAGGGCGACAAGAACTCGGACGGCGCCTACCTCACCAGTGCCAAGGTGACGGTCACCGCGACCGACGCCGACAGCGGGGTGGACAAGGTCGAGTACTCCCTGGACGGCGGCCCGTACCTGGCCTACACGGCCACGGTTCTCGTCGACCGGATCGGCTACCACACGGTCGCCCACCGGGCCACGGACAAGGCGGGCAACACCTCCGAGGCGAAGCAGACGTCGTTCACCGTCGCGCAGAGCGGCGGCGTTCCGGCGCCGAACTGCCCGGAGTTCGACGAACGCCTCACCGTCATCGTGGGCACCGTCGACACCGGTGTCCCCAACCGGATCACCGGCAACCGCTGCACGATCAACGAGCTGATCGAGGACGAGAAGGACTGGTCGTCGCACGCGCTGTTCCTCAAGCACGTCGACAAGGTCCTCGACAAGCTGCTCACCGCCGGGGTGATCGACGCCCGCGAGCACAAGAAGATCTACAAGGCGGCGAAGCAGTCGGGCATCGGCAAGCCGGGCCAGGACGAGGGCTACCGCAAGCTCTTCGACGGCACGGCCGCCTCGCTCGCCAAGTGGCAGCAGGTGGGTGGCGGGCAGTTCGCGCTCAACGAGGCGGACAGCGCGATCACCAGCTCCACCACGGTGGACGGCATGGGCATGCTGTGGTTCCCGGGCCGCCAGTACGGGGACTTCTCGCTGAAGCTCCAGTGGCGGGACGACGCCCCGGGCACGGGCAACGCCAACGGCGGTGTCTTCGTCCGCTTCCCGAACGTCCACGACAACCCGGAGGAGCCGAATCCGGAGTGGGTCGCCATCAAGTACGGCCATGAGATCCAGGTCAACGACCGGCCGGACGGCGACATGTACAAGACCGGTTCGGTCTACGGATTCGACCGGGTGGGGCTCGCCGGCGCCGGCGTCACCCCCAAGGGCACCTGGAACGACTACGAGATCCGGGTGGTGGACCAGCACTACTCGATCTACCGCAACGGTGTCCTGCTCAACGAGTTCGACAACAACGGCGGTCAGGTCTTCGAGCCGCCGCGGGGTGACGACCCGGGTACCGACGGCCGGCGGTACGCCTCCGGCTACATCGGACTCCAGGTCCACAGCACCTCGGACGTGATCTCCTACCGGGACATCCGGATCAAGGAGCTGTAA
- a CDS encoding ABC transporter permease: protein MSEPGPETGPESGPHHGAHSRPPTRGEKWAAYKESPYFPATVLLFILAAAAGLFAGSYTYAMANPTPHRIPAAVVSQPDTARGKEFVAAMDKALDASLVIHVFRTPAEAREALEEQEVFAIVRSGSRGVALDVASASGAAVAQLLGESAVKVGDTLGIPVAVMDVKPLQKGDPRGLALFYISLAAVIVGFVGSIQLSVHARGLIPLERIAFTVAYSMLGAFSIAAVVDWLLGAVDLPFAESWAILAFTMFTSGMVFTMFNTLMGRWAMLPTWGVMVLLGNPSSGGAVSWPLLPSLLGHIGRWLPPGASVNAQHTAVYYQGHQRLFPFLVLAGWSLVSCTVFWVWRHRHPGGRDHMPQHAAAAT, encoded by the coding sequence ATGAGCGAGCCCGGTCCGGAGACCGGTCCCGAGTCCGGGCCGCACCACGGTGCGCACAGCCGGCCGCCGACCCGGGGCGAGAAATGGGCGGCGTACAAGGAGTCGCCCTACTTCCCGGCCACGGTCCTGCTGTTCATCCTGGCGGCCGCCGCCGGACTCTTCGCCGGCTCCTACACGTACGCCATGGCCAATCCGACCCCGCACCGGATCCCGGCCGCGGTGGTCAGCCAGCCGGACACGGCCCGCGGCAAGGAGTTCGTCGCCGCGATGGACAAGGCGCTGGACGCCTCGCTCGTCATCCATGTCTTCCGGACGCCCGCCGAGGCCCGCGAGGCGCTGGAGGAGCAGGAGGTCTTCGCGATCGTGCGGTCCGGCAGCCGCGGGGTGGCGCTCGACGTGGCCAGTGCCTCCGGGGCGGCCGTCGCCCAGCTGCTGGGGGAGTCGGCCGTAAAAGTGGGGGACACGCTCGGTATCCCGGTCGCCGTCATGGACGTCAAACCCCTCCAGAAGGGCGACCCGCGCGGACTCGCGCTGTTCTACATCTCGCTCGCCGCCGTGATCGTCGGCTTCGTCGGCTCCATCCAGCTGAGCGTGCACGCCAGGGGCCTGATCCCGCTGGAACGGATCGCGTTCACGGTCGCCTACTCGATGCTCGGCGCGTTCTCCATCGCCGCGGTGGTGGACTGGCTGCTGGGCGCGGTCGATCTGCCCTTCGCCGAGTCCTGGGCGATCCTGGCGTTCACCATGTTCACCTCGGGCATGGTCTTCACCATGTTCAACACCCTGATGGGGCGCTGGGCCATGCTCCCGACCTGGGGCGTGATGGTGCTCCTGGGGAACCCGTCCTCCGGCGGAGCCGTGTCCTGGCCGCTGCTGCCGTCGCTGCTCGGGCACATCGGGCGCTGGCTGCCGCCGGGCGCCTCCGTCAACGCCCAGCACACCGCCGTCTACTACCAGGGGCATCAGCGGCTCTTCCCGTTCCTGGTGCTCGCGGGCTGGTCCCTGGTCTCCTGCACGGTCTTCTGGGTGTGGCGCCACCGGCACCCGGGAGGCCGCGACCACATGCCTCAGCATGCGGCCGCGGCCACCTGA
- the ligD gene encoding non-homologous end-joining DNA ligase, with product MELEAAGRAVRLSNPDKIYFPEKGCTKRDVAEYFLAVGPGILRALRNRPTTLQRFVDGVEGEFFYQKRAPKNLPEWIPTAEIAFPSGRPAREVCPTEVAAVIWAANLGTLTFHPWPVRGGDTDHPDELRIDLDPQPGTDYADAVRAAHELRSVLDDHGLRGWPKTSGGRGIHVFVPIEARWTFTEVRRATIAAGRELERRMPDRVTTAWWKEERGERIFVDFNQTARDRTIASAYSVRPFPHAPVSAPLRWDEIDDARPHDFDIRTMPVRYAELGDVHADMDQEAFRIDALLELADRDEKERGLGDMPYPPEYPKMPGEPKRVQPSRARHDDDAGGDA from the coding sequence GTGGAGCTGGAAGCGGCGGGACGGGCCGTACGGCTGTCCAATCCGGACAAGATCTACTTCCCGGAGAAGGGCTGCACGAAGCGGGACGTCGCCGAGTACTTCCTCGCGGTCGGCCCCGGCATCCTGCGCGCCCTGCGCAACCGGCCCACCACCCTCCAGCGGTTCGTCGACGGCGTCGAGGGCGAGTTCTTCTACCAGAAGCGGGCCCCGAAGAACCTCCCCGAATGGATTCCGACCGCCGAGATCGCCTTCCCCAGCGGACGCCCCGCCCGCGAGGTCTGCCCCACCGAGGTGGCCGCCGTCATCTGGGCGGCCAACCTGGGCACCCTCACCTTCCACCCCTGGCCCGTCCGGGGCGGCGACACCGACCACCCCGACGAGCTGCGCATCGACCTCGACCCGCAGCCCGGCACCGACTACGCCGACGCGGTCCGGGCCGCCCACGAGCTGCGCTCCGTCCTGGACGACCACGGGCTGCGCGGCTGGCCCAAGACCTCCGGCGGACGCGGCATCCACGTCTTCGTCCCCATCGAGGCCCGGTGGACGTTCACCGAGGTCCGCCGGGCGACCATCGCGGCGGGGCGTGAGCTGGAGCGCCGGATGCCCGACCGGGTCACCACCGCCTGGTGGAAGGAGGAGCGCGGCGAGCGGATCTTCGTCGACTTCAACCAGACCGCCCGGGACCGGACGATCGCCTCCGCCTACTCCGTGCGCCCCTTCCCGCACGCCCCGGTCTCGGCGCCCCTGCGCTGGGACGAGATCGACGACGCGCGGCCGCACGACTTCGACATCCGGACCATGCCGGTGCGCTACGCCGAACTGGGCGACGTGCACGCGGACATGGACCAGGAGGCCTTCCGGATCGACGCGCTGCTGGAGCTGGCCGACCGCGACGAGAAGGAGCGCGGCCTCGGCGACATGCCCTACCCGCCGGAGTACCCCAAGATGCCGGGCGAACCGAAACGCGTTCAGCCGAGCCGCGCCCGCCATGACGACGACGCCGGCGGCGACGCATGA
- a CDS encoding ATP-dependent DNA ligase translates to MDLPVMPPVKPMLAKPVKRIPPGMQYEAKWDGFRAIVHRDGDEVVIGSRTGKPLTRYFPELVTAVRASLPPRCVVDGEIVVAHEGRLDFDRLSERIHPADSRVRLLAEQTPASLVAFDLLALGDDSLLETRQSDRRAVLEAALADASAPVHLAPSTTDPAVAQEWFERYEGAGLDGVVAKPLDLPYRPDTRVMYKIKHERTADCVVAGYRFHKSGPVVGSLLLGLYDEGGVLQHVGVCAAFPMKRRAELITELEPLVTDVAGHPWGSWADAEAHAASRMPGAPSRWSGKKDMSWVALRPERVCEVAYDHMEGDRFRHTTQFRRWRPDRTPAGCTYAQLEEVVRYDLAAVLSAGG, encoded by the coding sequence ATGGATCTGCCGGTGATGCCGCCCGTGAAGCCGATGCTCGCCAAGCCCGTGAAGCGCATCCCGCCGGGCATGCAGTACGAGGCGAAGTGGGACGGCTTCCGGGCGATCGTGCACCGGGACGGCGACGAGGTGGTGATCGGCAGCCGCACCGGCAAGCCCCTCACCCGCTACTTCCCGGAGCTGGTCACCGCGGTCCGGGCCAGTCTCCCGCCGCGCTGCGTCGTCGACGGCGAGATCGTGGTCGCGCACGAGGGGCGGCTGGACTTCGACCGGCTCAGCGAGCGCATCCACCCCGCCGACTCCCGGGTACGGCTGCTGGCCGAGCAGACCCCGGCGAGCCTGGTCGCCTTCGACCTGCTCGCACTGGGCGACGACTCGCTCCTGGAGACCCGGCAGTCGGACCGGCGCGCGGTGCTGGAGGCCGCGCTCGCCGACGCCTCGGCGCCCGTCCACCTCGCCCCGTCGACCACCGACCCGGCCGTGGCCCAGGAGTGGTTCGAACGGTACGAGGGCGCGGGGCTCGACGGGGTCGTGGCCAAGCCGCTCGATCTGCCGTACCGGCCGGACACCCGGGTGATGTACAAGATCAAGCACGAGCGGACCGCCGACTGCGTGGTGGCGGGCTACCGCTTCCACAAGAGCGGCCCGGTCGTCGGCTCGCTGCTGCTCGGACTGTACGACGAAGGGGGCGTCCTGCAGCACGTGGGCGTCTGTGCCGCCTTCCCGATGAAGCGCCGCGCCGAGCTGATCACCGAACTCGAACCCCTGGTGACCGATGTGGCCGGGCACCCGTGGGGTTCCTGGGCGGACGCCGAGGCGCACGCGGCGTCCCGGATGCCCGGCGCGCCGAGCCGCTGGTCGGGGAAGAAGGACATGTCCTGGGTGGCGCTGCGTCCCGAGCGGGTCTGCGAGGTGGCGTACGACCACATGGAGGGCGACCGGTTCCGGCACACCACCCAGTTCCGCAGGTGGCGGCCGGACCGCACCCCCGCCGGCTGCACGTACGCGCAGCTGGAAGAGGTGGTGCGGTACGACCTGGCCGCCGTGCTGTCGGCGGGCGGCTGA
- a CDS encoding lytic murein transglycosylase: protein MRFNGTMRRGLGGTAAAVAAMAALTASQAPGLVAQDKPQKQNTETDEVTWSSVPNDDSYHTELPPLKSPEPPKPGVKQSPEAVQSWAEAGIPATVLAAYRKAESALGRSDPGCRLPWQLLAAIGKVESGHAAGGRVDAHGTTLSPILGPVLNGAGFANIPDTDGGGYDGDKTYDRAVGPMQFIPSTWAHWGRDGNGDGRRDPGNIYDAALAAGAYLCAGTRDLTVRADLDRSILSYNHSDTYLRTVLSWLEFYRNGSHVVPDGKGPIPKSPGAGGPNEPKKPVAGPGTGGGKDGDGGGIEVGPQPSHSAHPTAPGSTTPSPGETDSPDPGGSTDPGTPDPTGTGSGSPDPTTTPDPTTTPDPGTSPSGPKDPGCPTDSATPDPTDTETATGAPSPDPTETEEPCSTPSVPPAAD from the coding sequence ATGAGGTTCAACGGCACCATGCGCCGCGGACTCGGCGGCACGGCGGCCGCCGTCGCCGCGATGGCAGCGCTCACCGCGTCCCAGGCACCGGGACTCGTCGCGCAGGACAAGCCGCAGAAGCAGAACACGGAGACCGACGAGGTCACGTGGTCGTCGGTGCCCAACGACGACTCGTACCACACCGAACTCCCGCCGCTGAAGAGCCCCGAGCCGCCGAAGCCGGGGGTGAAGCAGAGCCCGGAGGCCGTTCAGTCATGGGCCGAGGCGGGCATCCCGGCCACGGTCCTCGCCGCCTACCGCAAGGCGGAGAGCGCGCTCGGACGCAGCGACCCGGGCTGCCGGCTGCCGTGGCAGTTACTGGCCGCGATCGGCAAGGTCGAGTCCGGGCACGCCGCCGGCGGCCGGGTCGACGCCCACGGCACGACGCTCTCACCGATCCTGGGACCGGTGCTCAACGGCGCCGGGTTCGCGAACATCCCGGACACCGACGGCGGCGGGTACGACGGGGACAAGACCTATGACCGCGCGGTCGGCCCCATGCAGTTCATCCCCTCGACCTGGGCGCACTGGGGCAGGGACGGCAACGGCGACGGGCGCAGGGACCCGGGCAACATCTACGACGCCGCCCTGGCCGCCGGAGCCTATCTCTGCGCCGGCACCCGCGATCTGACGGTGCGCGCCGACCTCGACCGGTCGATCCTGAGCTACAACCACTCGGACACCTATCTGCGCACCGTGCTGTCCTGGCTGGAGTTCTACCGAAACGGCAGCCACGTGGTGCCCGACGGCAAGGGTCCGATCCCGAAGAGCCCCGGCGCCGGCGGTCCGAACGAGCCGAAGAAGCCCGTGGCCGGTCCCGGCACCGGCGGCGGCAAAGACGGAGACGGAGGCGGTATCGAGGTCGGACCGCAGCCGAGCCACTCCGCACATCCGACGGCGCCGGGCTCCACGACCCCCTCACCGGGCGAAACGGACTCCCCGGACCCCGGCGGCTCCACGGACCCGGGCACGCCCGATCCCACCGGCACCGGGTCCGGCAGCCCGGACCCGACCACCACTCCCGACCCGACCACGACCCCCGACCCGGGCACCTCGCCGTCCGGTCCCAAGGACCCCGGCTGCCCGACGGACAGCGCGACGCCGGACCCGACGGACACCGAGACAGCCACCGGGGCACCGTCACCCGACCCCACGGAGACCGAGGAACCCTGCTCCACGCCCTCGGTGCCGCCGGCCGCCGACTGA
- a CDS encoding MCE family protein: MITFAIRLKNIAFLIIAVLVLGYLGVRYADLGHYVGMRDYYTVKMQLPRTGGLFTHSNVTYRGVSVGRVGPIELTEDGVEAELRIDKSAPPIPEDLKAVVANLSAVGEQYVDLRPARTDGPVLANGSVIDQAETTVPAPVTNVLTSVNGLASSVDLESLRTVVDEFGTAFSGRGDDLQVLLDTGGEFVQAADDALPVNTRLMRDGETVLRTQAEQGEALKGFASGAKELAAQLKGSDTDLRKLIAAAPDATGQISGLLRDLDPSFGVVVANLLTTSDVAVTRQRGLEELLVKLPAVAAAGASAVDEDGARFGMSVTFFEPLPCTSGYGGTTYRNGLDLAPAPAVNTKARCTSSPGTGINVRGSANAPKGGPLPAPAKPGTLLLDDRGQDRLPGVLGAATDPAPAADGMAGLLGLGQGGGA; encoded by the coding sequence ATGATCACCTTCGCCATCCGGCTGAAGAACATCGCGTTCCTGATCATCGCGGTGCTGGTGCTCGGCTACCTGGGCGTGCGGTACGCCGACCTCGGCCACTACGTCGGCATGCGCGACTACTACACCGTCAAGATGCAGCTCCCGCGCACCGGTGGCCTGTTCACCCACTCCAACGTCACCTACCGCGGGGTCTCCGTCGGCCGGGTCGGGCCCATCGAGCTCACCGAGGACGGTGTGGAGGCCGAGCTGCGCATCGACAAGTCGGCGCCGCCCATCCCCGAGGACCTCAAGGCGGTCGTCGCCAACCTCTCCGCGGTCGGCGAGCAGTACGTCGACCTGCGGCCGGCCCGCACCGACGGCCCCGTCCTCGCGAACGGTTCGGTCATCGACCAGGCCGAGACCACCGTCCCGGCACCGGTGACCAACGTCCTCACCAGCGTCAACGGCCTCGCCTCGTCCGTCGACCTGGAGTCCCTGCGCACGGTGGTCGACGAGTTCGGCACCGCGTTCTCCGGCCGCGGCGACGACCTCCAGGTCCTGCTGGACACCGGCGGCGAGTTCGTCCAGGCCGCCGACGACGCGCTGCCCGTCAACACCAGGCTCATGCGGGACGGCGAGACCGTGCTGCGGACCCAGGCCGAACAGGGCGAGGCGCTCAAGGGCTTCGCCTCGGGCGCGAAGGAACTGGCGGCCCAGCTCAAGGGCTCGGACACCGACCTGCGCAAGCTGATCGCCGCCGCACCCGACGCGACCGGGCAGATCAGCGGACTGCTGCGCGACCTCGACCCGAGCTTCGGCGTCGTCGTCGCCAACCTCCTCACCACGTCGGACGTCGCCGTGACCCGGCAGCGCGGACTGGAGGAACTCCTCGTGAAACTCCCGGCCGTCGCGGCGGCGGGGGCCAGCGCGGTCGACGAGGACGGTGCCCGGTTCGGCATGTCGGTCACCTTCTTCGAGCCGCTGCCCTGCACCTCCGGATACGGCGGCACGACGTACCGCAACGGGCTCGACCTCGCACCCGCTCCGGCCGTCAACACCAAGGCCCGCTGCACCTCGTCGCCCGGCACCGGCATCAACGTCCGCGGCAGTGCGAACGCCCCGAAGGGCGGTCCGCTGCCCGCACCCGCCAAGCCCGGCACGCTGCTCCTCGACGACCGCGGTCAGGACCGGCTGCCCGGAGTGCTCGGCGCCGCGACGGACCCCGCGCCCGCGGCCGACGGCATGGCCGGACTGCTGGGCCTGGGACAGGGAGGCGGCGCATGA